A part of Gramella sp. MAR_2010_147 genomic DNA contains:
- a CDS encoding four helix bundle protein, whose translation MNYFKELKVWQKSIDLVTETYLKSQKFPKEETYGLTSQIRRAAISVPSNIAEGCGRKSEKDFFNFLGIALGSAFELETQFTIARKLNFLSETEFSGLESEIQHIQNMLIKLQSTLKN comes from the coding sequence ATGAACTATTTCAAAGAATTGAAAGTTTGGCAAAAATCTATCGATTTGGTAACCGAGACTTACTTGAAGAGTCAAAAATTCCCAAAGGAGGAAACTTATGGTTTGACCTCCCAGATTAGAAGAGCTGCCATTTCTGTTCCTTCAAACATCGCAGAAGGTTGTGGAAGGAAATCGGAAAAAGATTTCTTCAACTTCCTTGGGATCGCTTTAGGTTCCGCTTTCGAATTAGAAACACAATTTACAATTGCCAGGAAGTTAAACTTTCTTTCAGAGACTGAATTTTCTGGGCTCGAAAGTGAGATTCAGCATATTCAGAACATGCTAATCAAATTACAATCTACACTTAAAAATTAG
- a CDS encoding acetyl-CoA C-acyltransferase, which translates to MKRTAYIVKAYRTAVGKAPKGVFRFKRPDELAAETIQYMMDKLPDFDKKRIDDVMVGNAMPEAEQGLNVGRLISLMGLKIEDVPGMTVNRYCASGLETISIATAKIQMGMADCVIAGGAESMSYIPMGGYKPVPDYKVAKEGNEDYYWGMGLTAEAVANKYKVSREDQDEFAYDSHQKAIKAQAEDRFQDQIVPITIDETYVDDNGKKQTKSYTVNKDEGPRKDTSIEVLNKLRPVFAEGGSVTAGNSSQMSDGAAFVMVMSEEMVKELNLEPIARMVSYAAVGVEPRIMGIGPVHAIPKALKQAGLKQDDMELIELNEAFASQSLAVIRELGLDKDRLNPNGGAISMGHPLGCTGAKLSVQIFDEMRKRELKNKHCMVTMCVGTGQGAAGVFEFLN; encoded by the coding sequence ATGAAAAGAACAGCATATATAGTAAAAGCATATAGAACCGCAGTAGGAAAAGCTCCTAAAGGGGTGTTTCGTTTCAAAAGACCGGATGAACTGGCAGCGGAAACGATTCAGTACATGATGGATAAGTTACCAGATTTCGACAAAAAACGCATTGATGACGTAATGGTTGGAAATGCAATGCCGGAAGCTGAACAGGGCCTAAACGTTGGTAGGTTAATTTCTCTTATGGGATTAAAGATTGAAGATGTTCCTGGGATGACAGTAAACAGGTATTGTGCTTCTGGATTGGAAACGATTTCTATCGCTACTGCTAAGATCCAGATGGGTATGGCCGACTGTGTAATTGCAGGTGGTGCAGAAAGTATGAGTTACATTCCTATGGGCGGATACAAGCCAGTTCCAGACTATAAAGTTGCCAAAGAAGGTAATGAAGATTACTACTGGGGAATGGGGTTAACTGCAGAGGCGGTTGCCAATAAGTACAAAGTTTCTCGTGAAGATCAGGATGAGTTCGCCTATGATTCTCATCAGAAAGCGATCAAAGCTCAGGCGGAAGATCGTTTCCAGGATCAGATCGTTCCAATTACCATTGATGAAACATACGTGGATGATAATGGTAAAAAACAAACCAAATCTTATACGGTAAATAAAGACGAAGGTCCAAGAAAAGATACTTCCATTGAAGTTTTAAACAAACTTAGACCCGTATTTGCTGAAGGAGGAAGCGTAACTGCCGGTAACTCTTCTCAAATGAGTGACGGTGCCGCATTTGTGATGGTAATGAGCGAAGAAATGGTAAAAGAACTAAATCTTGAACCTATTGCCAGAATGGTAAGTTATGCCGCTGTTGGTGTAGAACCAAGAATTATGGGAATAGGACCTGTTCATGCAATTCCGAAGGCGTTAAAACAAGCCGGACTTAAGCAGGATGATATGGAGTTGATCGAACTAAACGAAGCATTTGCTTCTCAGTCATTGGCAGTTATCAGGGAATTAGGTTTAGATAAAGATAGGTTGAATCCTAATGGAGGAGCAATTTCTATGGGACACCCGCTTGGTTGTACCGGAGCTAAATTATCGGTTCAGATCTTTGATGAAATGCGTAAGCGTGAATTAAAGAACAAACATTGTATGGTAACCATGTGTGTGGGAACCGGACAGGGAGC